From a single Vibrio toranzoniae genomic region:
- the epmA gene encoding elongation factor P--(R)-beta-lysine ligase, translated as MHSTWQPAATIKQLKQRADILHQIRQFFAERDVMEVDTPAMSHATVTDVHLHTFKTEFVGPGYAQGQPLFFMTSPEFHMKRLLAAGSGCIYQICKSFRNEENGRYHNPEFTMLEWYRVGFDHHNLMDEMDLLLQQVLKSGVAERMTYQQAFIDVLGVCPLEDSMATLKQAAAKLGLSDIAEPEGDRDTLLQLLFSVGVEDKIGQTVPAFVYDFPASQAALAKINPDDSRVADRFEVYFKGIELANGFHELDKPQEQLQRFEDDNAKRLEMGLAPQPIDHHLIEALTAGLPDCAGVALGIDRLIMLALGYDHIDDVTAFPFPRS; from the coding sequence ATGCACTCCACATGGCAACCGGCCGCCACCATTAAGCAGTTAAAGCAACGTGCTGATATCCTTCATCAAATCCGCCAATTTTTTGCAGAGCGAGACGTGATGGAGGTGGATACGCCTGCGATGAGCCACGCCACGGTGACGGATGTGCATTTACATACTTTTAAAACAGAGTTTGTAGGGCCAGGTTATGCGCAAGGACAACCCCTGTTCTTTATGACAAGCCCAGAGTTTCATATGAAACGACTGTTAGCGGCGGGCAGTGGCTGTATTTACCAAATTTGTAAGTCTTTTCGTAATGAAGAGAACGGCCGTTACCACAACCCTGAATTTACGATGCTGGAGTGGTATCGAGTGGGGTTTGATCATCATAACTTGATGGACGAGATGGATTTGCTACTGCAACAGGTTCTAAAATCAGGTGTCGCAGAGCGAATGACTTATCAACAAGCTTTTATTGATGTGCTCGGTGTGTGTCCACTGGAAGACTCGATGGCGACTTTAAAGCAAGCTGCAGCGAAACTGGGTCTTAGTGATATTGCGGAACCTGAAGGAGATCGCGATACCTTACTGCAATTGCTGTTCAGCGTGGGTGTTGAAGACAAGATTGGTCAAACAGTGCCTGCGTTTGTTTATGATTTCCCGGCTTCGCAAGCGGCGTTAGCTAAGATCAATCCTGATGATTCACGAGTGGCGGATCGCTTTGAGGTGTATTTCAAAGGTATCGAGTTGGCCAATGGCTTCCATGAGTTAGACAAACCACAAGAGCAACTGCAACGTTTTGAAGATGACAATGCCAAACGTCTCGAGATGGGTTTAGCGCCTCAACCGATTGATCATCACTTGATTGAGGCATTAACAGCAGGCTTACCCGATTGTGCGGGTGTGGCGTTAGGTATCGACAGGCTGATCATGCTGGCTTTGGGTTATGACCATATCGATGATGTGACCGCTTTCCCGTTCCCGCGTTCTTAG
- the frdD gene encoding fumarate reductase subunit FrdD, translating to MNTNYKVNRAPKRSDEPIWWGLFGAGGTWFAMITPITILVLGILVPMGIIDANAMSYERVSEFATSIIGALFIIGTLALPMWHAMHRLHHGMHDLKFHVGVAGKVGCYFFAGLISALSVIFIFMI from the coding sequence ATGAACACAAACTACAAAGTCAATCGTGCTCCTAAACGTTCTGACGAGCCAATCTGGTGGGGCCTATTCGGCGCTGGCGGGACATGGTTCGCGATGATCACACCCATCACGATTTTAGTGTTAGGCATCTTAGTGCCAATGGGCATTATTGACGCTAACGCGATGAGCTACGAACGTGTCTCTGAATTTGCCACCAGCATTATCGGTGCGCTATTCATCATCGGCACGTTAGCACTGCCAATGTGGCACGCCATGCACCGTCTTCATCACGGTATGCACGACCTTAAGTTCCACGTCGGCGTTGCGGGTAAAGTGGGTTGCTACTTCTTCGCAGGCCTAATTAGCGCATTGTCTGTTATTTTCATTTTTATGATTTAA
- the frdA gene encoding fumarate reductase (quinol) flavoprotein subunit has protein sequence MKTITTDIAVIGAGGAGLRTAIAAAEANPELEVALISKVYPMRSHTVAAEGGSAAVIKDEDSLDNHFNDTVGGGDWLCEQDVVEYFVENSTREMIQMEQWGCPWSRKENGEVNVRRFGGMKVERTWFAADKTGFHMLHTLFQTSMKYDNIKRFDEYFVVDLLVENKSDAEEGEVQGLIAIHMSEGELVTIKAKSVVLATGGAGRVYHCNTNGGIVTGDGMAMAYRHGVPLRDMEFVQYHPTGLPGTGILMTEGCRGEGGIIVNKNGYRYLQDYGMGPETPVGEPKNKYMELGPRDKVSQAFWHEQQKGNTIKHPLGDVVHLDLRHLGEEYLQERLPFICELAKAYVNVDPAKEPIPIRPTVHYTMGGIETNGTCETRIKGLFAVGECASVGLHGANRLGSNSLAEFVVFGRVAGEHAVKRAAEFKGWNEESIAKQVKAVEDRIAGILNQEGDENWADIRTEMGHTMEAGCGIYRQEDLMQETIDKLTELKARYKKISIKDKGKVFNTDLLYAIEVGYGLEVAEAMVHSAILRKESRGAHQRLDDNCTERDDVNFLKHTLSFYQEDSAPTIDYSDVKITKSQPKARLYGEAAEKAAAAEKAAEANDKREEEQA, from the coding sequence GTGAAGACAATTACCACAGATATCGCAGTCATCGGCGCAGGCGGCGCTGGTCTTCGTACAGCAATTGCAGCGGCTGAAGCTAATCCTGAACTGGAAGTAGCACTGATTTCTAAAGTTTACCCAATGCGTTCGCACACGGTAGCGGCAGAAGGCGGTTCAGCAGCAGTAATTAAGGACGAAGATAGCCTAGATAACCACTTCAACGATACGGTTGGCGGTGGCGACTGGCTATGTGAACAGGATGTTGTTGAATACTTTGTTGAAAACTCGACTCGTGAAATGATCCAAATGGAGCAGTGGGGCTGCCCATGGAGTCGTAAAGAAAACGGGGAAGTAAACGTGCGCCGATTCGGCGGTATGAAGGTAGAGAGAACGTGGTTCGCAGCGGATAAAACCGGCTTCCACATGCTTCATACTCTGTTCCAGACTTCGATGAAGTACGACAACATCAAACGATTTGATGAGTACTTTGTGGTGGACCTTCTCGTAGAAAACAAGAGCGACGCTGAAGAAGGCGAAGTTCAAGGCCTTATCGCGATTCATATGTCTGAAGGTGAGCTTGTTACCATCAAAGCAAAATCCGTTGTGTTAGCAACCGGTGGCGCAGGTCGTGTTTACCACTGTAACACCAACGGCGGCATCGTAACGGGCGACGGTATGGCTATGGCTTATCGCCACGGTGTGCCACTGCGTGATATGGAGTTTGTTCAATACCACCCAACAGGCCTACCGGGCACTGGTATCTTGATGACCGAAGGTTGTCGTGGTGAAGGCGGTATCATCGTCAACAAGAACGGCTACCGTTACCTGCAAGATTACGGCATGGGCCCTGAAACTCCAGTGGGCGAGCCGAAGAACAAATACATGGAACTGGGTCCTCGCGACAAAGTTTCTCAAGCATTCTGGCACGAGCAGCAGAAAGGCAACACCATCAAGCACCCGCTTGGTGATGTCGTACACCTTGATCTTCGCCACCTGGGTGAAGAGTACCTGCAAGAGCGTCTTCCGTTCATCTGTGAGCTAGCAAAAGCGTACGTCAACGTTGACCCTGCAAAAGAGCCAATCCCAATTCGTCCGACGGTTCACTACACCATGGGGGGTATTGAAACCAACGGCACGTGTGAAACTCGCATTAAAGGCCTATTCGCTGTGGGTGAATGTGCGTCAGTTGGCCTACACGGTGCAAACCGCCTAGGTTCTAACTCTCTGGCTGAGTTCGTGGTATTTGGCCGCGTAGCCGGTGAACACGCCGTGAAACGCGCCGCGGAATTCAAAGGTTGGAATGAAGAGTCTATCGCTAAGCAAGTGAAAGCGGTTGAAGATCGCATCGCTGGTATCTTGAACCAAGAAGGCGATGAGAACTGGGCTGATATCCGTACTGAAATGGGTCACACCATGGAAGCGGGTTGTGGTATCTACCGTCAAGAAGACTTGATGCAAGAAACCATCGACAAGCTCACTGAACTGAAAGCGCGCTATAAGAAGATCAGCATTAAAGACAAAGGCAAAGTGTTCAACACTGACCTACTTTACGCTATCGAAGTGGGTTACGGCCTTGAAGTGGCAGAAGCGATGGTTCACTCCGCGATTCTTCGTAAAGAGTCTCGTGGTGCACACCAACGTTTGGATGACAACTGCACAGAGCGTGACGACGTGAACTTCCTCAAACACACGCTTTCTTTCTACCAAGAAGACTCAGCACCAACCATCGACTACAGCGATGTGAAGATTACTAAGTCTCAACCGAAAGCGCGTTTGTACGGTGAAGCCGCAGAGAAAGCCGCAGCAGCAGAAAAAGCCGCTGAGGCAAACGACAAGCGTGAAGAGGAGCAAGCATAA
- the rnk gene encoding nucleoside diphosphate kinase regulator: MNTKPDITLSSLDVDRIYDLIESLPRNSPSTEQLEQELERGTILEPDQLPDNIVTMNSTVTFSIDATKKEFSLTLVYPKDVDNSGTKISILAPIGSALIGLSTGHSIQWTKPDGSQVDVTILDITYQPERTGEYRL; encoded by the coding sequence ATGAATACGAAACCGGATATCACACTCTCATCCTTAGATGTCGATAGGATCTATGACCTGATTGAGTCTTTACCACGCAACAGTCCATCTACAGAGCAACTCGAACAAGAGTTGGAACGTGGGACCATTCTTGAGCCCGATCAATTGCCTGACAACATAGTCACGATGAATTCAACAGTGACATTTTCAATCGATGCGACAAAGAAAGAGTTTTCTTTGACTTTGGTTTACCCAAAAGATGTTGACAATAGCGGCACAAAAATCTCAATTTTAGCTCCAATTGGGAGCGCTTTGATTGGCCTATCCACCGGTCATTCCATTCAATGGACGAAGCCGGATGGGTCTCAAGTTGATGTCACCATCCTAGATATTACGTATCAACCAGAAAGGACTGGTGAATACCGCCTGTAG
- a CDS encoding MgtC/SapB family protein codes for MPQFLEQTLNLAPFSWAGLTACMLCGSLIGIERQTRGKPVGIRTSILIISGTYFFLTMAISLSPNTLDQARVLGQIITGVGFLGAGVMMTLDGKIHGVTSAAIIWVLAALGMMIALGHLSQSVIITILALMVLLGVDKVENSFQSLRRGVHQKWKRKARIKRQAANAFRLNEPEGSED; via the coding sequence ATGCCACAATTTTTAGAACAAACTCTCAACCTTGCCCCCTTTAGCTGGGCAGGCCTCACAGCATGTATGCTCTGTGGATCGTTAATCGGAATCGAAAGACAAACACGCGGTAAACCCGTCGGAATAAGAACCTCTATTTTAATTATTAGTGGTACTTATTTCTTTCTCACTATGGCGATTAGCCTATCCCCGAACACCCTAGATCAGGCTCGTGTTCTTGGTCAGATAATTACAGGGGTTGGCTTTCTTGGAGCTGGTGTGATGATGACGCTCGACGGCAAAATACATGGGGTTACTTCAGCCGCGATTATCTGGGTATTAGCGGCATTGGGGATGATGATCGCACTTGGCCACCTTTCGCAATCGGTCATTATCACGATATTGGCATTGATGGTTCTGCTGGGGGTCGACAAAGTGGAAAACAGCTTTCAAAGCCTGCGTCGTGGTGTCCACCAAAAATGGAAGAGAAAAGCCCGTATCAAGCGACAAGCCGCCAATGCCTTTCGACTCAATGAACCAGAAGGTAGCGAAGACTAA
- a CDS encoding succinate dehydrogenase/fumarate reductase iron-sulfur subunit encodes MSANRIQKVNILRYDPEKDAEPHMQTFEVPFDDTMSVLDAIGYIKDYQDKDLSYRWSCRMAICGSCGIMVDGVPKLACKSFLRDYPNGLTIEPLANFPIEKDLIVDMTPFIERLEAIKPYIIGNDRKPEDGTNIQTPEQMAKYKQFAGCINCGLCYAACPQFGLNPEFIGPAALTLAHRYNLDSRDNGKAERMPLINGENGAWGCTFVGYCSEVCPKKVDPAAAVNQGKVESSMDFVISMFKPDGSQVKTAEEA; translated from the coding sequence ATGTCAGCGAACCGTATCCAAAAAGTAAACATCCTGCGCTACGATCCAGAGAAAGATGCAGAACCTCATATGCAGACTTTCGAAGTGCCTTTTGATGACACTATGTCAGTACTTGATGCGATTGGTTATATCAAAGACTACCAAGATAAAGACCTCTCTTACCGCTGGTCTTGTCGTATGGCGATCTGTGGCTCTTGCGGCATCATGGTTGATGGTGTGCCAAAACTCGCGTGTAAGAGCTTCTTACGTGACTATCCTAATGGCCTAACGATCGAACCACTGGCGAACTTCCCTATCGAGAAAGATTTGATTGTCGACATGACGCCGTTCATCGAGCGCCTTGAAGCGATCAAACCTTATATCATTGGTAACGATCGTAAGCCTGAAGACGGCACTAACATTCAGACTCCAGAGCAAATGGCGAAATACAAACAGTTCGCTGGTTGTATCAACTGTGGTCTTTGTTACGCAGCGTGTCCTCAGTTTGGTCTAAACCCTGAGTTCATCGGCCCTGCGGCACTGACTCTTGCTCACCGTTACAACCTCGATAGCCGTGACAACGGTAAAGCTGAACGTATGCCGCTTATCAACGGTGAAAACGGCGCTTGGGGCTGTACGTTCGTCGGTTACTGTTCTGAAGTGTGTCCGAAAAAAGTAGACCCAGCAGCGGCCGTGAACCAAGGTAAAGTTGAGTCTTCAATGGACTTCGTTATTTCGATGTTCAAGCCTGATGGATCACAAGTTAAAACAGCAGAGGAGGCATAG
- a CDS encoding putative bifunctional diguanylate cyclase/phosphodiesterase, giving the protein MKVLIIDDDQIDTLSIVRTLKNTDLPLAAIETADTGVKGLELALQQQFDVILLDYQLPPTDGFELLIELRAKNDFSTSIVMLSHNDDEEIALKCIESGAQDFIMKSEVTAVRLRRAIVIASERHQLEQQVLETHTELKRLAECDSLTGLNNRHFFEERLTKKLLSSAKENTSFVLMLIDVDKFKDVNDRHGHVLGDRALKEVADKLNRCIGYNEILCRLGGDEFALLFPIGKNKQYVQKMVNRLMSEFSSSICVDGESLDLTVSVGIASFPECASNSIELRKCADIALYRAKEKGRNQAQFYSKAFHDQMNRRAELERHLKRALVKDEMELYYQPQFNADMKLIGAEALLRWKHPKLGMIPPDSFIPVAEETGMIVDIGFWVIETALKQLQYWLHEKTLRADFTLAINLSPSQLTDQFLAKKVKNLLNIYEIPASHVEFEITESNLISGEWASEALHKISDLGVKVAVDDFGTGYSSLSHLKDYTIDVIKIDRSFVERIELTKPRQLFTAICAFSHSLEYETVAEGIETDIHDAICKEVGVTRLQGFYYSKPLPVTTFESKYFYAS; this is encoded by the coding sequence ATGAAGGTATTGATCATTGATGATGATCAAATAGATACTTTATCTATTGTGAGAACGCTGAAAAATACAGATCTACCTCTAGCGGCTATAGAGACGGCCGATACCGGCGTTAAAGGCCTGGAGTTGGCTTTACAGCAGCAATTTGATGTTATTTTGCTGGATTACCAACTTCCCCCGACCGATGGATTTGAATTATTAATCGAACTGCGCGCCAAAAATGACTTCTCTACATCGATTGTTATGTTGAGTCACAATGACGATGAAGAGATCGCTCTGAAGTGTATTGAATCTGGCGCCCAAGACTTCATTATGAAAAGTGAAGTCACGGCGGTCAGGTTGAGACGAGCGATTGTGATTGCATCGGAACGCCATCAACTTGAGCAACAGGTGCTTGAGACACATACCGAATTAAAGCGATTAGCCGAGTGCGATAGTTTAACTGGCCTGAATAATCGTCACTTCTTTGAAGAGCGTTTAACCAAAAAACTGCTTTCTTCGGCAAAAGAGAACACCTCATTTGTCTTAATGTTGATTGATGTTGATAAATTTAAAGATGTAAATGATCGTCACGGGCATGTTCTAGGGGATCGAGCCCTTAAAGAGGTGGCAGATAAGCTTAATCGCTGCATAGGATACAATGAGATTCTATGCCGGCTTGGTGGTGACGAGTTCGCACTTTTATTCCCTATCGGAAAGAATAAGCAGTACGTCCAAAAAATGGTCAACCGCCTCATGTCTGAATTTAGTTCGTCTATATGTGTGGACGGAGAGTCATTAGATTTAACGGTTAGTGTGGGTATTGCGAGTTTTCCTGAATGTGCATCGAACTCTATTGAATTACGAAAATGTGCTGATATTGCGTTATATCGTGCTAAAGAAAAGGGAAGAAACCAAGCCCAGTTTTATTCAAAAGCATTTCATGATCAAATGAATCGCCGAGCCGAGCTTGAAAGACACCTGAAGCGAGCTCTTGTAAAGGATGAGATGGAGCTTTATTACCAACCTCAGTTTAATGCGGATATGAAGCTAATCGGCGCGGAAGCTTTGTTGCGATGGAAGCATCCGAAGTTAGGGATGATTCCGCCAGACAGCTTCATTCCTGTTGCAGAAGAGACGGGGATGATTGTCGATATCGGTTTTTGGGTCATCGAAACGGCTCTGAAACAGTTACAATACTGGTTGCACGAAAAAACGCTGAGAGCGGATTTTACGTTAGCGATTAATTTATCTCCAAGTCAGTTAACCGATCAGTTTTTAGCAAAGAAAGTTAAAAACTTGCTCAATATCTATGAAATTCCAGCGTCGCATGTAGAGTTTGAAATTACGGAAAGTAATCTTATTTCTGGCGAGTGGGCATCTGAAGCTTTGCATAAAATCAGTGACTTAGGTGTAAAAGTCGCGGTGGATGATTTTGGAACCGGTTACTCCTCACTGTCCCATTTGAAGGATTACACGATTGATGTGATCAAAATCGATCGCTCTTTCGTTGAGCGTATTGAGTTGACAAAACCAAGGCAACTTTTTACGGCAATTTGTGCGTTCTCACACAGCTTAGAGTACGAGACGGTCGCAGAAGGAATAGAGACGGATATTCATGATGCCATATGTAAAGAGGTTGGAGTGACGCGCTTACAGGGTTTTTATTACTCTAAACCATTACCGGTAACGACTTTTGAAAGTAAATATTTTTATGCTTCGTGA
- a CDS encoding DMT family transporter, with protein sequence MNDSRLNVDVTASLSMFMICFIWGVQQAAIKSIADQIAPVLQIGGRSFLAALMVWVIMTLKNNSLKQSKDYLISGVVVGALFALEFLFVAEGLRYTTASHMTVFLYTAPIFAAIGLQLFNKHETLAGMQWVGICIAFCGIAVAFFSRDEASTNLQDMLIGDIMALIAGLLWGATTVVVRCTRLGLASAEHTLFFQLGGAGVLLLSYATITDQLHFSLTYNASINLIFQVIFVSFASYLAWFSLIRKYKASQLGVLSFMTPVIGVLASILILDEQAHSGFIWGSLLILVGVLLVSVWPWLHLKIRNR encoded by the coding sequence ATGAACGACTCAAGGCTTAATGTCGATGTCACGGCAAGTTTATCCATGTTTATGATCTGTTTTATTTGGGGAGTCCAACAAGCGGCCATCAAGTCAATTGCCGACCAAATCGCCCCTGTATTACAAATTGGAGGTCGTTCTTTTCTCGCCGCATTAATGGTGTGGGTAATAATGACCCTCAAAAACAACTCACTGAAACAATCTAAAGACTATCTAATATCAGGCGTCGTCGTAGGCGCACTTTTTGCGTTGGAATTTTTGTTTGTTGCAGAAGGCTTGAGATATACCACCGCCTCTCATATGACCGTCTTCTTATATACCGCACCTATTTTTGCTGCTATTGGCCTGCAATTATTCAACAAACACGAAACACTGGCCGGAATGCAGTGGGTCGGAATCTGCATCGCTTTTTGTGGAATTGCCGTCGCGTTTTTCTCGCGAGATGAAGCGAGCACCAACCTACAGGATATGTTAATAGGTGACATTATGGCCCTGATCGCAGGCTTACTTTGGGGCGCGACAACCGTAGTGGTTCGATGTACTCGGTTAGGACTAGCTTCAGCAGAGCATACATTATTCTTTCAGCTTGGAGGAGCCGGTGTATTACTGCTCAGTTATGCGACCATTACAGACCAACTTCATTTTTCACTCACTTACAACGCATCAATAAACCTAATATTCCAGGTTATATTTGTGAGCTTTGCCAGCTACTTAGCATGGTTTAGCCTTATTCGAAAATACAAAGCATCACAGTTAGGCGTTTTATCGTTCATGACACCAGTGATTGGCGTACTAGCGAGTATTCTTATTCTGGATGAACAAGCGCACAGCGGCTTTATCTGGGGTTCGCTTCTGATCCTAGTCGGGGTGTTACTTGTCAGTGTTTGGCCGTGGCTCCACTTAAAAATCCGTAACCGGTAA
- the frdC gene encoding fumarate reductase subunit FrdC: protein MSNRKPYVREMKRTWWSNHPFYRFYMLREATVLPLILFTVFLTFGLGALVKGPEAWAGWLSFMANPVVIGINIVALLGSLMHAQTFFSMMPQVMPIRLKGKLVDKRIIVLTQWAAVAFISLIVLIVV from the coding sequence ATGAGCAATCGTAAGCCTTATGTTCGTGAGATGAAGAGAACATGGTGGAGCAACCACCCCTTCTACCGCTTCTACATGCTACGTGAAGCAACGGTACTGCCTTTGATTCTGTTCACTGTATTCCTAACCTTCGGTTTGGGTGCACTAGTGAAGGGCCCTGAAGCGTGGGCAGGTTGGTTGAGCTTTATGGCGAACCCTGTTGTTATAGGTATTAATATCGTGGCACTACTTGGTAGCTTAATGCACGCTCAAACCTTCTTCAGCATGATGCCTCAAGTGATGCCAATTCGTCTTAAAGGCAAATTGGTGGACAAAAGAATCATCGTTCTGACTCAGTGGGCAGCGGTGGCTTTTATTTCTTTAATCGTTCTCATTGTGGTGTAA
- the epmB gene encoding EF-P beta-lysylation protein EpmB, whose translation MPHIITRKVESVEQNWLKQLSNAISDPTKLLEVLEIDPAPWQKGFAARELFSLRVPISFVERMEKGNPHDPLLRQVLPLSEEFEVHPGYSADPLEEQDNAIPGLLHKYKNRALMIVKGGCAINCRYCFRRHFPYQDNKGSKSAWQTSLDYVAQHPEINEVILSGGDPLMAKDSELEWLVQAIETIPHVKTLRIHSRLPVVIPARITDELCQLLKQTPLNVVMVSHINHANEINAELKQAFHKLKQTGATLLNQGVMLKGVNNSADSLKALSEKLFDAGVLPYYMHVLDKVQGAAHFHISDEEAKHHFKGLISEVSGYLVPKLTREIGGRSSKTPLDLHIE comes from the coding sequence ATGCCGCATATCATAACCCGAAAAGTCGAATCTGTTGAGCAAAACTGGCTCAAACAGCTATCGAATGCGATCTCTGACCCGACAAAACTGCTCGAAGTATTAGAAATAGACCCTGCACCGTGGCAAAAAGGATTCGCGGCGCGTGAGCTATTTTCGCTTCGAGTGCCCATAAGCTTTGTTGAGCGAATGGAAAAAGGCAACCCACATGATCCTTTGCTGCGACAGGTTTTACCGCTCAGCGAAGAGTTTGAGGTTCATCCCGGCTACTCCGCCGATCCATTGGAAGAACAAGACAACGCCATACCCGGGCTACTGCACAAATACAAAAACCGCGCATTGATGATTGTAAAAGGTGGCTGTGCGATTAACTGCCGCTATTGCTTTCGCCGTCACTTCCCTTACCAAGATAACAAGGGGTCAAAGTCAGCGTGGCAGACCAGCCTCGACTATGTGGCTCAGCACCCAGAGATCAATGAGGTGATCTTATCGGGTGGTGACCCACTGATGGCAAAAGACAGCGAACTCGAATGGCTAGTGCAAGCCATTGAGACCATTCCACATGTCAAAACGTTGCGTATCCACAGTCGCTTACCTGTGGTGATTCCTGCTCGAATAACTGATGAGTTGTGTCAGTTACTCAAGCAAACGCCTCTCAATGTCGTCATGGTTAGCCATATTAACCATGCCAATGAGATCAATGCCGAGCTCAAGCAAGCCTTTCATAAACTAAAACAAACGGGTGCGACTCTACTTAATCAAGGGGTTATGTTAAAAGGGGTCAACAACAGTGCTGACTCATTGAAAGCATTAAGCGAAAAGCTATTCGATGCCGGTGTATTGCCTTACTACATGCATGTGCTTGATAAAGTACAGGGCGCAGCGCATTTCCATATCTCGGATGAAGAAGCAAAGCATCACTTTAAAGGCTTAATCTCTGAAGTTTCTGGTTACCTAGTGCCCAAGTTAACTCGCGAGATCGGCGGTCGCAGCAGTAAAACTCCACTCGACCTACACATTGAATAG
- a CDS encoding VC2662 family protein has translation MKKLLSVLAVSAAVMAPTAFASSPVMFSTINGFNAPDSDAVGGVRVALLHGQVSDLKGLDLAVVGMSETQTTTGVNLGIFGASKVNQEMTGASLGFFNWNTGNTTGVNLGAVNITNDVKGANVSFVNYSEGNTLVDVGAANLSEVSTVQVGIFNKTNKIEGVQVGLINCADNGFFPCFPIINFAK, from the coding sequence ATGAAAAAACTACTTTCGGTACTTGCTGTTTCTGCAGCGGTAATGGCGCCAACAGCGTTTGCTTCTTCGCCTGTTATGTTTTCTACCATCAATGGCTTCAACGCACCAGATTCCGATGCGGTTGGCGGTGTACGTGTTGCGCTGCTGCATGGTCAAGTGAGCGATCTAAAAGGCCTTGATCTTGCCGTTGTTGGTATGTCTGAAACGCAAACTACAACCGGTGTCAACCTGGGTATTTTCGGCGCATCAAAAGTGAACCAAGAGATGACAGGTGCTTCACTTGGTTTTTTCAACTGGAATACGGGTAACACAACTGGTGTCAACCTAGGTGCCGTGAACATTACTAACGATGTTAAAGGTGCCAACGTAAGTTTCGTCAACTACTCTGAAGGTAACACCTTGGTTGATGTGGGTGCCGCGAACTTATCTGAAGTATCAACCGTTCAGGTGGGTATTTTCAATAAAACAAACAAGATTGAAGGCGTACAAGTTGGTTTGATCAACTGTGCTGACAACGGTTTCTTCCCATGTTTCCCAATTATTAATTTCGCTAAATAA
- the efp gene encoding elongation factor P — translation MASVSTNEFKGGLKFMMDNEPCSIIENEYVKPGKGQAFNRVKLRKLLSGKVLEKTFKSGDTVELADVIDVELGYLYSDGEFYHFMNNETFEQIAADAKAVGETAKWLVENDVCTLTLWNDNPITVTPPNFVEIAVTETDPGLKGDTQGTGGKPATLATGAVVRVPLFIAIGEVVKVDTRTGEYVGRVK, via the coding sequence ATGGCGTCAGTAAGCACCAATGAATTCAAAGGCGGTTTAAAATTCATGATGGATAACGAGCCTTGCTCAATTATCGAAAATGAATACGTTAAGCCGGGTAAAGGCCAAGCGTTTAACCGTGTAAAACTTCGTAAACTGCTGTCAGGCAAAGTGTTAGAGAAAACATTTAAGTCAGGCGATACCGTAGAACTAGCCGACGTTATCGACGTTGAACTAGGCTACCTATACAGCGACGGCGAATTCTACCACTTCATGAACAACGAAACATTCGAGCAAATCGCGGCTGATGCAAAAGCAGTGGGCGAAACAGCAAAATGGTTAGTTGAAAATGACGTTTGTACTCTAACGTTGTGGAATGATAACCCTATCACAGTAACTCCACCAAACTTTGTTGAGATCGCAGTAACTGAAACCGATCCTGGCCTGAAAGGCGACACACAAGGTACTGGCGGTAAGCCTGCAACTCTAGCAACTGGCGCGGTAGTTCGCGTACCTCTATTCATCGCAATCGGTGAAGTTGTTAAAGTTGATACTCGTACTGGCGAATACGTTGGTCGTGTGAAGTAA